A genomic segment from Bos mutus isolate GX-2022 chromosome 14, NWIPB_WYAK_1.1, whole genome shotgun sequence encodes:
- the RPS20 gene encoding small ribosomal subunit protein uS10 — translation MAFKDTGKTPVEPEVAIHRIRITLTSRNVKSLEKVCADLIRGAKEKNLKVKGPVRMPTKTLRITTRKTPCGEGSKTWDRFQMRIHKRLIDLHSPSEIVKQITSISIEPGVEVEVTIADA, via the exons ATG GCCTTTAAAGACACCGGCAAGACTCCCGTGGAGCCAGAGGTGGCCATTCACCGGATTAGGATCACCCTCACCAGCCGCAACGTGAAGTCTCTGGAGAAGG TGTGTGCTGACCTGATCAGAGGCGcgaaggaaaagaatctaaaagtgaAAGGACCAGTTCGGATGCCTACCAAG ACTCTGAGAATAACTACGAGGAAAACTCCTTGTGGTGAAGGTTCTAAGACTTGGGATCGATTCCAAATGAGGATCCACAAGCGACTCATTGACCTGCACAGTCCTTCTGAAATTGTCAAGCAGATCACTTCCATCAGTATTGAGCCGGGAGTCGAGGTGGAAGTCACCATTGCCGATGCCTAA